From Carassius gibelio isolate Cgi1373 ecotype wild population from Czech Republic chromosome B23, carGib1.2-hapl.c, whole genome shotgun sequence, the proteins below share one genomic window:
- the edem2 gene encoding ER degradation-enhancing alpha-mannosidase-like protein 2, whose product MLTFLFSAVFCATYLSPSISHVKGRDFTEQDMSHYRDRIKSMFYHAYNSYLDNAYPYDELRPLTCDGQDTWGSFSLTLIDALDTLLILGNHTEFQRVATLLQDTVDFDTDVNASVFETNIRVVGGLLSAHLLSKRAGMEVEEGWPCSGPLLRMAEDAARRLLPAFQTPTGMPYGTVNLLRGVNPGETPVTCTAGVGTFILEFSSLSRLTGDPVFENVARKALRALWRTRSDIGLVGNHIDVITSKWVAQDAGIGAGVDSYFEYLVKGAIMLQDEELLAMFHEFDKSIKNYTKFDDWYLWVQMHKGTVSMPVFQSLEAFWPGLQSLIGDISSATKTFHNYYSVWRQFGGLPEFYSIPQGYTVDKREGYPLRPELIESAMYLYKATGDPTFMQLGRDAVESIDKISRVNCGFATVKDVRDHKLDNRMESFFLAETIKYLYLLFDPENFLHNTGTEFELGGLQGDCILGAGGYVFNTEAHPLDPAALHCCSRYQSERRELQDTLISLSQPLRPAADQSEETPGAGGTQESIALKPGERRTARALSCPTQPFSAKLAVMGQVSSDDS is encoded by the exons ATGCTTACTTTCCTTTTCTCCGCCGTTTTTTGCGCCACATACCTGTCTCCGAGCATCAGTCATGTTAAAGGCAGAGATTTTACTGAGCAGGACATGTCCCATTACAG GGACAGAATAAAGTCCATGTTTTATCATGCATACAACAGCTACTTGGACAATGCATATCCCTATGATGAGCTGAGGCCGCTCACATGTGATGGACAGGACACATGGGGCAG TTTCTCCCTCACACTCATTGATGCTCTGGACACATTGCTG ATATTGGGAAACCACACCGAGTTCCAGCGCGTGGCCACACTGCTCCAGGACACGGTCGATTTCGACACCGACGTAAATGCATCTGTGTTTGAGACCAATATACGAG TGGTGGGTGGGCTCCTCTCGGCTCATCTGCTCTCCAAGCGTGCCGGGATGGAGGTGGAGGAGGGCTGGCCCTGCTCCGGACCCCTCCTGCGCATGGCAGAGGACGCGGCCCGCAGACTGCTGCCTG CTTTCCAGACCCCCACGGGGATGCCGTACGGGACGGTGAACCTGCTGAGGGGGGTGAACCCCGGCGAGACCCCGGTCACCTGCACTGCTGGAGTGGGCACCTTCATCCTGGAGTTCTCCTCCCTCAGCCGACTGACCGGAGACCCTGTGTTTGAGAACGTGGCTCGCAAAGCTCTCAGGGCCTTGTGGAGAACACGCTCCGATATCGGCCTG GTGGGCAACCATATAGATGTCATAACCTCTAAGTGGGTGGCTCAGGACGCAGGGATCGGGGCGGGAGTGGACTCATATTTCGAGTATCTGGTAAAGGGGGCCATCATGCTGCAAGATGAGGAGCTGCTGGCAATGTTTCACG AATTTGATAAGTCCATAAAGAACTACACTAAGTTTGATGATTGGTATCTGTGGGTGCAGATGCATAAGGGGACCGTCTCAATGCCTGTGTTTCAGTCTCTGGAGGCGTTCTGGCCTGGACTGCAG AGTTTGATAGGTGATATTTCCAGTGCCACGAAGACCTTTCATAACTACTACAGTGTGTGGCGTCAGTTTGGAGGACTCCCGGAGTTCTACAGCATTCCTCAAGGTTACACCGTGGACAAACGAGAGGGATACCCTCTGCGCCCAG AGTTGATCGAGAGCGCCATGTATCTGTATAAGGCCACCGGTGACCCGACTTTCATGCAGCTTGGCCGGGATGCAGTCGAGTCGATTGACAAAATCAGCCGGGTGAACTGTGGCTTTGCCACT GTAAAGGATGTAAGGGACCACAAGTTGGACAACCGCATGGAGTCCTTCTTCCTGGCCGAGACCATTAAATACCTCTACCTCCTCTTCGATCCTGAAAACTTCCTTCATAACACGGGCACAGAGTTCGAGCTGGGCGGCCTGCAGGGCGACTGCATACTCGGCGCAGGCGGATATGTGTTTAACACGGAGGCTCATCCGCTGGACCCCGCCGCGCTCCACTGCTGCAGCCGATACCAGAGCGAGCGCAGGGAGCTACAGGACACACTCATCAGCCTGTCCCAACCACTCAGGCCTGCAGCGGACCAATCAGAGGAGACGCCAGGCGCCGGCGGCACACAAGAGAGCATCGCCCTGAAGCCGGGAGAGAGGAGGACCGCTCGGGCGCTCTCCTGCCCCACACAGCCCTTCAGTGCCAAACTGGCTGTCATGGGTCAAGTCTCCTCCGACGACTCTTGA